In one window of Streptomyces griseus subsp. griseus DNA:
- a CDS encoding glycoside hydrolase family 1 protein — protein sequence MTNTPAPVPFPEGFLWGASTAAHQIEGNNTNSDWWIKEHSTGTHIQEPSLDACDSYHRWPEDMDLLASLGFTDYRFSIEWARIEPVEGSFSRAELAHYRRMVEGAIARGLRPMVTLHHFTVPQWFEARGGWTAEGAVELFARYVAACAPVISEGVAHVCTINEPNMIAVMAGQAKRGDIGFPPAGLPTPDDETTQAVIAAHHAAVKEVRALDAGIQVGWTIANQVYQALPGAEDVTAAYRHPREDVFIEAARGDDWIGVQSYTRTRIGPDGPIPAADDAERTLTQWEFYPSAVGEALRHTAEVVGDVPLIVTENGIATDDDSRRADYYAGALNEVASALADGIDIQGYLAWSALDNYEWGSFKPTFGLIAVDLETFERTPRPSAQWLGSLGRTRELPRAAA from the coding sequence ATGACGAACACCCCTGCTCCCGTCCCGTTCCCCGAGGGCTTCCTCTGGGGCGCCTCCACGGCCGCGCACCAGATCGAGGGCAACAACACCAACAGCGACTGGTGGATCAAGGAACACAGCACCGGCACCCACATCCAGGAGCCGAGCCTCGACGCCTGCGACAGCTATCACCGCTGGCCCGAGGACATGGACCTGCTGGCCTCGCTGGGCTTCACCGACTACCGGTTCTCCATCGAGTGGGCCCGGATCGAACCGGTCGAAGGCTCCTTCTCGCGCGCCGAACTCGCCCACTACCGGCGGATGGTGGAGGGTGCGATCGCCCGCGGCCTGCGCCCGATGGTGACGCTGCACCACTTCACGGTGCCGCAGTGGTTCGAGGCGCGCGGCGGCTGGACGGCCGAGGGGGCGGTGGAGCTGTTCGCCCGGTACGTCGCGGCCTGCGCGCCGGTGATCTCCGAAGGCGTGGCGCACGTCTGCACGATCAACGAGCCGAACATGATCGCCGTGATGGCGGGCCAGGCCAAGCGCGGTGACATCGGTTTCCCGCCCGCCGGCCTGCCCACGCCCGACGACGAGACGACCCAGGCGGTCATCGCGGCCCACCACGCGGCGGTCAAGGAGGTCCGGGCGCTGGACGCGGGCATCCAGGTCGGCTGGACCATCGCCAACCAGGTCTACCAGGCACTGCCCGGCGCGGAAGATGTGACGGCCGCCTACCGCCACCCGCGCGAGGACGTGTTCATCGAGGCGGCGCGCGGCGACGACTGGATCGGCGTGCAGTCCTACACCCGTACGCGGATCGGTCCCGACGGCCCGATCCCGGCGGCGGACGACGCCGAACGGACGCTGACGCAGTGGGAGTTCTACCCGAGCGCGGTGGGCGAGGCGCTGCGGCACACGGCCGAGGTGGTCGGTGACGTCCCGCTGATCGTCACGGAGAACGGCATCGCCACCGACGACGACAGCCGCCGCGCGGACTACTACGCGGGCGCGCTGAACGAGGTCGCCTCGGCGCTGGCCGACGGTATCGACATCCAGGGCTATCTGGCGTGGAGCGCGCTGGACAACTACGAGTGGGGCTCGTTCAAGCCGACGTTCGGCCTGATCGCGGTGGACCTGGAGACCTTCGAGCGCACGCCGCGCCCGTCGGCGCAGTGGCTGGGCTCGCTGGGCCGCACGCGCGAACTCCCGCGCGCAGCAGCGTAA
- a CDS encoding carbohydrate ABC transporter permease, with product MSATSSHAPTARTPGRKRRSASRPLVYVLLSLGLLVMSAPFLWMGLSAFKTQSELSASPPVWIPTEWTLTNFRQLLDKLDLPLYFMNSVIVAVLVTVSNLVFCSMLGYALAKLNFVGRNKLFGLVLGALMVPGNLMLLPLFVLMSKLQLIDSYAGLVLPFAAGAFGVFLMRQFMQSIPDELLEAARMDGASEWYIFWRIVMPLVKPALATLSIFTFLGSWNNFVWPLIATNDPDKYTLPVALATFATDPNKAGGSNGMLMAGAFLVVLPVLALFIALQRHFTQGIATAGLK from the coding sequence ATGAGCGCCACCAGCAGCCACGCGCCCACCGCCCGGACGCCGGGGAGGAAGAGGCGGAGCGCCTCCCGCCCCCTGGTCTACGTCCTGCTCTCCCTCGGCCTGCTGGTCATGTCGGCACCCTTCCTCTGGATGGGGCTCTCCGCCTTCAAGACGCAGAGCGAGCTGTCGGCCAGCCCGCCGGTGTGGATCCCCACCGAGTGGACCCTGACCAACTTCCGGCAGCTGCTGGACAAGCTGGACCTGCCGCTGTACTTCATGAACTCGGTGATCGTGGCGGTCCTGGTGACCGTCTCGAACCTGGTCTTCTGCTCCATGCTCGGCTACGCCCTGGCCAAGCTGAACTTCGTGGGCCGCAACAAGCTCTTCGGCCTGGTGCTCGGCGCGCTGATGGTGCCCGGCAACCTGATGCTGCTGCCGCTGTTCGTGCTGATGAGCAAGCTCCAGCTGATCGACAGCTACGCCGGTCTGGTGCTGCCGTTCGCCGCCGGGGCCTTCGGGGTCTTCCTGATGCGGCAGTTCATGCAGTCGATCCCGGACGAGCTGCTGGAGGCGGCCCGGATGGACGGGGCGAGCGAGTGGTACATCTTCTGGCGGATCGTGATGCCGCTGGTGAAGCCCGCCCTGGCGACGCTCTCGATCTTCACCTTCCTGGGCTCCTGGAACAACTTCGTCTGGCCGCTGATCGCGACCAACGACCCCGACAAGTACACGCTCCCGGTCGCGCTGGCGACCTTCGCCACGGACCCCAACAAGGCCGGCGGATCGAACGGGATGCTGATGGCCGGGGCGTTCCTGGTCGTGCTCCCGGTGCTGGCCCTCTTCATCGCCCTGCAACGGCACTTCACGCAGGGCATCGCCACGGCGGGCCTCAAGTAG